The genomic interval GGGGCACCTGGGGCAAAGGGGCCTCCGGGGCAGGCACACCGTGGCCCCCAGGTCCATGAGGGCTTGGTTCCACTCCCCCGGGGCTTCCCCTGGGGGCAGGAGGCCTTGGGCCAGGTTCCAAAGCGCCCTGGGGGCGGGGTTTTCCAGGGCAAAAACCCGGGAAAGCACCCGCCTCACGTTACCGTCCACCGCCGCCACCCTTTCCCCAAAGGCCAAAGAGGCCACCGCCGCCGCCGTGTACGGACCCAGGCCGGGAAGCTTAAGAAGCTCGGCATGGCTTCGGGGCAGGGCCTCCACCTCCTGGGCCAGGCGGTGGAGGTGAAGGGCCCGGCGGTAGTAGCCCGCCCCCTGCCAGGCCCTAAGCACCTCCTCGGAGGAAGCCTCCCGCAAGGCCTTCAGGGTAGGGAAACGGGCCAGGAAGCGGTGGTAGTAAGGGATGGCCTGGGCGGTGCGGGTCTGTTGCAGGAGGACCTCGGCCACCAGGATGCGGTAGGGGTCCTTCTCCCCCCGCCAGGGAAGGGAGCGGGGGTTCTCCCGGTACCAGGCGAGAAGGGCTTTCTGGAGCTTCTCCACGATCATGGGGCCCCGAAAAGCCTCCGGTGCTCCACCATGAGGCAACGATCGACCACCACGGGAATGCCCGCTTCCGCCAGGGCCTCTTCGAAGCCCGGGTGGCGGATACCGGACTGGAGCCACACCAGGCCCGGCCTCAGGGCCAAGACCTCCGGCAGGTGGCCAAGAAGGGCCCCTGAGGGGCGGAAGACATCCAGGATATCCACCGGCTCGGCGATCTCCTCCAGGCTTGCCACCACCCGGGCCCCAAAAAGCTCCTCCCCGGCAAAGCGGGGATTTACGGGAAGGATGCGATACCCCTGCTCCCAGAGGTACCGGGGCACGTAATGGGCGGGGCGGGTTGGGTCCTGGTGGGCCCCGAGGACGGCGATGGTCCGGGCCCGGCCCAAATAGGTCCTGAGCTCCCCGTCCTTCATGGCCGGTAGTCCAAGGGCCTCAGGTAAAACTCCCCGATGGCGGTGGAGGAAAGAAGGGCCACGGTGGGAAGGGCCCGCTTCCAGTGGGTGCGGTTTACCCGTTCCTTGACCCGTGCGATCTCCTCCTGGGTGTAGCCCAGGCTTTGGATGTAGGCATCGGGGTAGCCCTTCAGATAATGCTCCAGGATGACATCCGCCCGGAGGTAGCGCACCCCCAGGTCCCCCTCGTCCGTCTGGCCCGGGATGAGATCCGCGGTGGGGACCTTTTCCACCACCGCCTGCGGCACCCCCAGGTACTGGGCTAGGCCCCAGACCTGGGTCTTGTACAGGTCCCCTAAGGGGTTCACGGGAGGGGTGTCGTCTCCATGCCAGGTGAAGTAGCCGAAAAGCCTTTCCGTCTTGTTGCCCGTGCCCAGGGGTAAGGCCTGGTAGGCCTGGGACTTGTCAAAGAGCACCATCATCCGCACCCGGGCCATGAGGTTGCCCTTGCGGTGGGGGGTGAGGTCCGGGGTTTGCGCGGCGTAGCCCTCCACCATGGGGGTGATGTCCACCTCCTCCAGGTCCACCCCAAAGGTTTCCGCCACCAGATGGGCGTGCTCCCGGGAAAGGGGGCTGGAGTCCCGGTGGGGGAGGAAAAGGGCATGGACCTGCTTTTGCCCTAGGGCCCGCACCGCCAGGGCCAGGGTGGTGGCGGAGTCCACCCCTCCGGATACCGCCACGATGGCCTTCCCGTAGCCCCGCCAGGAAAGCTCCTCCTGGATAAAGCGGGTGAGGAAATCCACCACCAGGGGCCAGTTAAGCTCTAGGTTTTCTTGGGCTTTGGGCGCCTGAAGGATCCTCATCCTCTCCCCCTTCCAAGAACCCTCTCCAGGTCCGGGAGGAGAAGGGGAAGGGCCGCCTCGAGGTCCGAAAGCAGGGGGCTATCGTAGCGCACCGGGGGAATGCG from Thermus neutrinimicus carries:
- a CDS encoding CoA-binding protein, coding for MKDGELRTYLGRARTIAVLGAHQDPTRPAHYVPRYLWEQGYRILPVNPRFAGEELFGARVVASLEEIAEPVDILDVFRPSGALLGHLPEVLALRPGLVWLQSGIRHPGFEEALAEAGIPVVVDRCLMVEHRRLFGAP
- a CDS encoding A/G-specific adenine glycosylase — its product is MEKLQKALLAWYRENPRSLPWRGEKDPYRILVAEVLLQQTRTAQAIPYYHRFLARFPTLKALREASSEEVLRAWQGAGYYRRALHLHRLAQEVEALPRSHAELLKLPGLGPYTAAAVASLAFGERVAAVDGNVRRVLSRVFALENPAPRALWNLAQGLLPPGEAPGEWNQALMDLGATVCLPRRPLCPRCPIAPFCRGRVDPGRYPGGRKREVREEALAALVLWGREGVYLTRLEGRFAGLYGVPLFPQEELPWRVRGFGVDPRFAGEVRHALTHRRLRVAVYVASWDGEGMVPGEKPLPKLMEKVLRQAQAFLAHEGILPFPHAKTHGVKPLEPG
- a CDS encoding NAD+ synthase; amino-acid sequence: MRILQAPKAQENLELNWPLVVDFLTRFIQEELSWRGYGKAIVAVSGGVDSATTLALAVRALGQKQVHALFLPHRDSSPLSREHAHLVAETFGVDLEEVDITPMVEGYAAQTPDLTPHRKGNLMARVRMMVLFDKSQAYQALPLGTGNKTERLFGYFTWHGDDTPPVNPLGDLYKTQVWGLAQYLGVPQAVVEKVPTADLIPGQTDEGDLGVRYLRADVILEHYLKGYPDAYIQSLGYTQEEIARVKERVNRTHWKRALPTVALLSSTAIGEFYLRPLDYRP